One genomic window of Micromonospora sp. WMMD1128 includes the following:
- a CDS encoding hotdog domain-containing protein: MQEQPESPFAPGLTARVELTVTDADTALALGSGDVPVLGTPRVVALAEAATVAAVATRLPSGSTTVGVRVELEHRTATPVGRTVAAHAELVKVDGRRLVFEVTVTDGHAVAAQGRVERALVDRQRFVDRAVRPS; the protein is encoded by the coding sequence ATGCAGGAGCAGCCGGAGTCGCCCTTCGCACCGGGGCTGACCGCTCGGGTCGAGCTGACCGTGACCGACGCGGACACCGCCTTGGCGCTGGGCTCCGGGGACGTGCCGGTGCTCGGCACTCCCCGGGTGGTGGCGCTGGCCGAGGCGGCGACGGTGGCGGCCGTCGCGACCCGGTTGCCGTCCGGCTCCACCACCGTCGGCGTCCGGGTCGAGCTGGAACACCGGACGGCCACCCCGGTCGGGCGGACCGTGGCCGCCCACGCCGAGCTGGTCAAGGTCGACGGCCGCCGGCTGGTCTTCGAGGTGACGGTCACGGACGGGCACGCGGTGGCCGCGCAGGGGCGCGTCGAGCGGGCGCTCGTCGACCGGCAGCGCTTCGTCGACCGGGCCGTGCGCCCGTCATGA
- a CDS encoding MBL fold metallo-hydrolase, with protein MTAGFAEIAAGVHLLREPLLHVNVALVVGDGAALLVDTLSTAGQARELSAAARAVTPHPWTIVNTHHHFDHCFGNATLAAEPGTRIYAQAQAAAVLRDHPDELRRAAYEEMRAEQPALADELARTELGVPTHEVYEETVLDVGGRRVVLRHPGHGHTDADLVVHVPDADVLIAGDLVEQSGPPAFEESYPLQWPDAVADLLRLTTSTTVVVPGHGEPVDAAFVREQHAQLARQAWLIRAGHTGSAPPERVAAESPFGARPGLIAARRGYAELDGTA; from the coding sequence ATGACCGCCGGCTTCGCCGAGATCGCCGCCGGCGTACACCTGCTGCGCGAGCCGCTGCTGCACGTCAACGTGGCGCTTGTGGTCGGCGACGGCGCCGCGCTGCTCGTGGACACGCTCTCCACCGCCGGCCAGGCGCGGGAGCTGTCGGCCGCCGCGCGGGCGGTGACGCCGCACCCGTGGACGATCGTCAACACCCACCACCACTTCGACCACTGCTTCGGCAACGCCACGCTGGCCGCCGAGCCGGGCACCCGGATCTACGCGCAGGCCCAGGCCGCGGCCGTGCTGCGGGATCATCCCGACGAGCTGCGCCGGGCGGCGTACGAGGAGATGCGCGCCGAGCAGCCGGCGCTGGCCGACGAGTTGGCGCGCACCGAGCTGGGGGTGCCGACCCACGAGGTGTACGAGGAGACGGTGCTCGACGTGGGTGGTCGGCGGGTGGTGCTGCGCCATCCCGGGCACGGGCACACCGACGCCGACCTGGTGGTGCACGTGCCGGACGCGGATGTGCTGATCGCGGGTGATCTGGTGGAGCAGAGCGGGCCGCCGGCGTTCGAGGAGTCGTACCCGTTGCAATGGCCGGACGCGGTGGCCGACCTGCTGCGGCTGACCACGTCGACCACGGTGGTGGTGCCGGGGCACGGCGAGCCGGTCGACGCGGCGTTCGTCCGCGAGCAGCACGCGCAGCTCGCGCGGCAGGCGTGGCTGATCCGCGCCGGCCACACCGGCAGCGCCCCGCCGGAGCGGGTGGCCGCCGAGTCGCCGTTCGGGGCCCGGCCCGGCCTGATCGCGGCCCGCCGCGGCTACGCGGAGCTCGACGGTACGGCGTGA
- a CDS encoding MarR family winged helix-turn-helix transcriptional regulator has product MKQVTRVPTDEEIARLGAGLGELHRLLRRRTHARADREPLPEAQVEVLLLVRAVPGISGKEVAARLGTAPNTVSTLVRDLTDAGLLGRDRDPADRRVVRLRLTDAAHRRMADYEVHRAALLTEALARLDPPARAAVLAVAPHLDALLTALRAPLTGAEIGGPRPTPTR; this is encoded by the coding sequence GTGAAGCAGGTGACCCGGGTGCCGACCGACGAGGAGATCGCCCGGCTCGGGGCGGGGCTGGGGGAGCTGCACCGGCTGCTGCGCCGCCGGACCCACGCCCGCGCCGACCGGGAGCCGCTGCCCGAGGCCCAGGTGGAGGTGCTCCTGCTGGTGCGCGCCGTGCCCGGGATCAGCGGCAAGGAGGTGGCCGCCCGTCTCGGCACCGCGCCCAACACGGTCAGCACGCTGGTGCGCGACCTCACCGACGCCGGGCTGCTGGGCCGCGACCGCGACCCCGCCGACCGCCGGGTGGTCCGGCTACGCCTCACCGACGCCGCCCACCGGCGGATGGCCGACTACGAGGTCCACCGCGCCGCGCTGCTCACCGAGGCGCTGGCCCGTCTCGATCCGCCCGCCCGGGCCGCCGTGCTCGCCGTCGCCCCGCACCTGGACGCGCTGCTCACCGCGCTGCGCGCGCCCCTGACCGGCGCGGAAATCGGTGGCCCCCGGCCGACCCCGACCCGGTGA